The DNA sequence GGAACAGAGGCAACTCGAGAATTTTTCACATCATCTCCCTACACCAGTGACCAGAaacttgctgccctccagagAGGGCcacaggcatgatgggagtcggagtcgaACAATGCCTGGAGGTCTGCAGGTTAGCCCTTCCCCGCCCTTAAACCTGGAGATGAGCTGCAATGGCTGGAAGAGAAGACAGGGGCTCATTTTACCCCCCGCCACCCAGGATTTCCCTTTTCGTTTCTAGGGACCCTGTGCCTCCTTAGACGTAGATGTTATTTTCTACTTGTCCATACGTtggctttctgtctctctctctctccccccccccttctgtaacTGGGCAGGGGTATGGATGCAGGCAAGAAATCAAACCCAAACGGGGAAACGCAACCAAAtgcttttttttgttgttgggaaaaaaaaacaaccctcaacacAACAAAAATCTTGTAAAACGCAATCACACCACACCCTCTTGCACACCCGAGGAGAGCGGAGAAGGGGGGGAGGCGCTCCTCCTTCTTCGCCGTGCCCCGTCCCCCCATCCCCGCCGGGCTCTGCCCCTCACCTCCCGTCCTCCCTGCGGGCCGCCCTCTCCCTCAGCATGTCGCAAGGCTGCACCCAGTTGTTGTCGTGCAGTCCCACCCGGCAGCCGGGCGTGTCCTTGTCCGTCCGCCGGCAGCACATCCAGTAGGAGCGTCCGTAAGGCAGGTCGTGATGGTAGGGCTTGGGGTGCCAGCGACACAGGGAGACGTCCCCTTTCTCGTAGTGCTTCTTGCACTGCTTGCAGGGGTCGTCGCGGTACAGGGGGTCCCGGGTCCAGCGCGAGTCCGTGGCCTGCACGCCAAACGTCTCGATGATGTACTTGAAGTAGTGGCAGGAGCACTTTAAGGCGGCCAGCGACTGCGTCGGCAGGTAGCTGAAGATCTTCACCATGATATGGTCCGGGAGGAGCAGCATGTACTGCCGGGGCTCCAGCAGCCGCTGGATCTTGAAGCGGATCTCGAGGAAGTCGTGCGAGACGTGGCGGTAGAGGCGGCAGAGCGAGGTGTCCGAGGACGTCGGCTCCAGGCCGGGCCCGTCGGCTCTCTCCAGGCCGCCCTCGCCGCCGCTGGAAGGGTCCAGAAAAGCACCGTCCACGTCCCGGCCGTCCTCCTGCCGAGGCACCTGGGCGTGCAGGAAGAAGAGCTGCCCCGGCGGCGGGTCGTCGCACGACGAGCACAGCCCCTCTTGCGTTGGCGAGCCCACCGTCAGGCAGACCGTCTCCTCCTTCATATTCTTGGTGCTGTCCTTGCCGAAGAATACGCACTGGTCCACCACGCCGGTGACCACCACGTCAACATGGAAGCCGGAGACGCAGTCGCGAGCCACCGAGGCGGCGGGGCCTCCCGCCTTCTCCCCGCCTCCCCGTCCGCCCTCCGCAATGGCGTCCAGCTTGCCAGAGCCGCCGGGGCTCTCCCGGCAGGTCATCTCCACATCCGGGGGCTCACCGGTGACCCCGTCCGGCCCTTTCGGGGAGGCGTTGGCCAGCAGGAAGTCCACATTGTTGGGGAGCGTGTCCCGCGAGGGGCTGATGAGCTGGTAGAGGTCGCACGTGATCTTGTCCTTGGCACGGGCAGCGCTGCCCGTGGGCGACCCGCCGCAGCTCATGAACATGCAGTTGGGGCGGGCGCCCTGGCCGCCCTCCGTGGGCGAGCGGGGGTCTCGGCTGCTGGAGATGCGGAAGGCGATGCGCACCTCGCCGGGGCTGTGCTGGGAGTTGGCCACGCATTCGGGAGACTCCCGGCACAGGCCGTTGGGGCGCAGGACGCTCCGCTCCCGCTGCTGCGACTCGAAGTGGGCCACCGCCTCCGCCACCCGGCTGCAGTCCGAGCCGCCTCCCGGAGAAGGGGCCCTCTTCTCCTCGCCCTCCTGCTCTGCCGATACGAAGACCATGGGGGACGGCGGCGCGGCCGGCACGCTCGGCCTGGGGTAGTTCTGCAACGCCAGGGCGGTGCGCTGTTCCACCAGGGCCACCATCTCAGCCACCGAGAGCAGGTCAGTGGAGTCCCCACCCGCCGGCTCGGCGTGGGACTCGGGGCAAAGGCACACATCCTCggcttccttgctgctgctgctggcgtccTTCGCCTTGACCGGGCAGGCCTTGCTCTTGCCGGGGTCGTGGGACCTCCGCCGCCGCTTGGCCTTGGAGCTGTCACTCCCCCAGTTGCCCTTGACCTTCATGGCGCTGGCTCGGCTGCCGCTGCTGCACTGGTGGGCCACAAAGAAGGCGATCTTCTCCTTGGTGTTTCCCGGTTTGATCACGTACCACGTGTCCAAGAGCACACGCCCCTCCTCCACCTGGCTGGGGTTGGGGGAGACCGtggggggcggcgggggcggAGGCGGCGGGGCAGGGGGAGTGTTTTCGGAGCAGGCCTCGCCGccgccttcttctccttccttggctTTGCAGGCAAAGTCCCCAAAGGTCTTTTTCACCTGGCCTCCAGGGCACTGCTTGTTCTGGGAGTAGGTGCCAAAAGGCCGCGGGCACCATAGCTGGATGTGGGAGAAGGTGTTCTGATCCATCACTGTCTCatggcaagggggcaggggggaaggcaGCCCTTCCTTTCCCCTAGCTCATGGGTGGGCAGCTCGTGGGGCCTCGGAGGTGCctgggggagaagaaaagaagagacatCAGCCGGCTTGCCATCGCAACAGGGCAGGACTGGGCGCGTGCTTTCTTTCCGTGCAAGGATGTCACGAGGGGGCGCTGATTTCAGCTTCCTGGCAGGCGGGAGAGGAATTAAGCTTCCCGGTTTTGAAAAGGCACCGTCAGGTTTCTAGCCCTCGTGGTGTGGAAAGCAAGGGGGCAACCTTTATCTGTATGTCAGGAGCCACACAATAGACCGCTGCATTCCTTACCTAGTACCAAATTGTGGGACAGGGTAATAAGACTCCACcatgcctggatagctcaattggttagagcatggtgctgctaaggccaaggttgcaggttcgatccctgtgtgggatagctgcatatgcctgcattgcagggggttggactaggtgatcctcaggtcccttccaactctgcgactCTATTATTATTCTACTGTTATTTTAATCATGCATCGTATTTCAGGCCCATAGTAtatttacctacctacctacctacctacctagaTCCATCACAGAACGGGGTGTGGCACTAAAAATGGTGACTTCTCAaaggttattattgttattaatattattttgtgtgtgttttataataaattttttaaattaaattttgcataacttttccatacatcatttaacatttcttcaaatcttatacaactttttttttttggacttccCACTACCACGTCTAGAGATTTCCATTTTCCAAATCTAGCCTTGTATTTGCATAATTCCACGGTTACTTATACAATCAAAACTAattatcatattttaaaaaaaattcataacATTTCGTATCATCCACCTTACAAAACGTCCtgcaaacctactagcgtaatttgttgtttacagttgtttttcaaataattttcaatttttttccaaaagaaaaaatattatgATGATGTTATTTATCATATTtgcataccgccctatacctgtagatcttgGGGCGGTTCACGACATAAAATtgaaatataaaaaacacagcatACGAAATACAAATACCCCCCCCTCCACGACACATTTTAAGAGGGCATCGGATCTcaaccagccaaaggcctggttgaagaggaaccttTTCGACTGGTGCCTAAAGGTgaataatgaaggtaccaggtgagCATCccgcaagtggggagccactgcggaaAAGGCCCCGTTCTGTGGGGCCCATACATACGGGGGCCATTCCCTCACCCGGGCAAATTTGAAAATCAACATTTTGGTTTCAGGTCTCTGGATCTCATGAGTGAAGCAAAGAAAGGTGGCTAACCGGCAACGGTTGCAGAAAGGCCTGCATCGCTCTCTTGGAGCCCCTCCACCCACTGCGTTCATACACCAGCGACtacctgagcccccccccccccccgcacaccttTGTCCCTGGCTTTCTCACCtgcttccccaccctcaccccacaaGTCTGACCAGCTGTGGGCAATGCAGGccgttccccacccacccctaagAGCCTGCTCTCTGGCTGGCTGGCCAGCTCAGGTTGTACGCGGCCTCCTGCTGCATAATTTACTCGAGGCTTACAAGGGAAGAAGGGAAACTTGACGAGATCACGGATCCTATTACAGTGTCATAAAGGGCAGGACAGAGGCAGCCGCTGGGGCACAGATGGAGCTGTCTGGAGAGGGGGAGGCAGCTGAAGGGGCAGCTGTCTGGGCAGGAGCTATGGGGCAAAGAGGCACTACCGCAGGGGCATGGACAGCAGTTCAGTGTTTCAGGGAAGCTGACCCCCGTTACTGCCTGCCTTCTTCAGTGGGGCATTTTAAATTTTCGCTTTGcatttgggacgcgggtggcgctgtggtctaaaccactgagcctagggcttgccgatcaggaggtcggcggttcgaatccccgcgacggggtgagctcccgttgctcggtccctgctcctgccaacctagcagtctgaaagcatgtcaaagtgcaagtagataaataggtaccactccggcgggaaggtaaacggcgtttccgtgtgctgctctggttcgccagaagcggcttagtcatgctggccacatgacccggaagctgtacaccggctccctcggccagtaaagcgagatgggcgccgcaaccccagagtcgtccacgactgggcctaatggtcaggggtccctttacctttaccttcccaaCAACGCCAAGCTCAGAGCGGCTCACAGTCATCACAGTCGCGTTGGAAAGCAACAAGTATTGCAATTCCTGCTATAATCCTCTGGGGTTCCTTGCACAAACGCTTTGAGAAAGCAGTGGGCTGGGCAGGGCTCCCCCAAACTTTGGGGGGAAGTTTTGCACTTCCGGAAATCTCGGtcagaggtggagggagggagaaccacGCATGGCACCTTGAGCTCACCAGAGGAgaagatgggatagaaatgcaataagcaaacaaatcaaaataaaaaatatgctaTCAGTGCCCACTAGGAAAGCGGGGTGGGTCTTCCAGCCCCAGAGATGCAAGGCTGCAGACACGGGCTCATATTAgctatttccttctttctttgaaACCTTGCTGGAGCTTCTAAGGGAGGCCTGCAGAGCAAGCTCACTCTGGCCACCCACCTTGTGTGGGTTGGGGCCGCCTCCCAACACTGGAACGATCAGAGGCGTGAAACAGGATTAAAGGCCTCTGGTTTCCCCGTATTAAAGCTCACAATCATCCCCTTGCCTGGAGAGTCGGGAGCGACAGATTCATTTGCACAGAGAAAAGTTCAAAGGTTTGTGCAGAGTGCAGTACGGagtcctccccccacctccacccccgtcttaattttttaaaaaattcgcTCTTCTTCACCCAGTTAACTGAAGGAGAGCAAAAGATGAGAGGAGGGACAAACCAAATTCAAAAAGTGGGTCCACTCCTCTTTGCCAATTTgcaagtgctttttgggggggaagagaagagtgaTGCCAGACTAGCATAGGGGCAGCTAACTCCAGATGTGTCCCagtcagcagggccaatggtccaGGGTGATGGGAACtctagtccaaaacacctggaggacggTACCCACAGG is a window from the Lacerta agilis isolate rLacAgi1 chromosome 8, rLacAgi1.pri, whole genome shotgun sequence genome containing:
- the FBXO46 gene encoding LOW QUALITY PROTEIN: F-box only protein 46 (The sequence of the model RefSeq protein was modified relative to this genomic sequence to represent the inferred CDS: deleted 2 bases in 1 codon); protein product: MDQNTFSHIQLWCPRPFGTYSQNKQCPGGQVKKTFGDFACKAKEGEEGGGEACSENTPPAPPPPPPPPPTVSPNPSQVEEGRVLLDTWYVIKPGNTKEKIAFFVAHQCSSGSRASAMKVKGNWGSDSSKAKRRRRSHDPGKSKACPVKAKDASSSSKEAEDVCLCPESHAEPAGGDSTDLLSVAEMVALVEQRTALALQNYPRPSVPAAPPSPMVFVSAEQEGEEKRAPSPGGGSDCSRVAEAVAHFESQQRERSVLRPNGLCRESPECVANSQHSPGEVRIAFRISSSRDPRSPTEGGQGARPNCMFMSCGGSPTGSAARAKDKITCDLYQLISPSRDTLPNNVDFLLANASPKGPDGVTGEPPDVEMTCRESPGGSGKLDAIAEGGRGGGEKAGGPAASVARDCVSGFHVDVVVTGVVDQCVFFGKDSTKNMKEETVCLTVGSPTQEGLCSSCDDPPPGQLFFLHAQVPRQEDGRDVDGAFLDPSSGGEGGLERADGPGLEPTSSDTSLCRLYRHVSHDFLEIRFKIQRLLEPRQYMLLLPDHIMVKIFSYLPTQSLAALKCSCHYFKYIIETFGVQATDSRWTRDPLYRDDPCKQCKKHYEKGDVSLCRWHPKPYHHDLPYGRSYWMCCRRTDKDTPGCRVGLHDNNWVQPCDMLGEGGPQGGREVRGRARRGWGDGARRRRRSASPPSPLSSGVQEGVV